TCACTGCCAACCCAGCAGAGGTATCCCCTGATTGGACAGCGCAGGGTTCTTCCAATCCAGTAGCACTTCCATTGTTGAcccattggtatgtaatcAAGGGTTGCTGAGGGATCAAGTACCTTGGCATAAGCCTTGGAttgttggaaggagtcacaTCTTGTGATGACCTTATGCCAGTCATAGATGTTGTTGATAGGGGGTGGATCTGAGGGTGCCCATTGATCCAGGTTGTCCTGGGACCAAGGGAACTTGGTCCTGTGCTCACTGGATCTGTCAAGGTGGTAAGAGGTGGCATTTCCAGTTGCCTTGGAGATCCTGGTCTCTGTTCTGATGGCAGGCATGATGTCTTATTAATGGGAATGGATAAGAAGGTAGTGGTGTCAGTGGTGGTTTGTGATGACTTCCCAGGCATGGgatgtgtcataaacagatgaaaatagaactagctggaattgaaccagcttgaccactaagccatagagccctattattcctctgctgacaacccatgattacacctgctaccccccaaatttgggcttgggccagcatgcaaccacttgtactggtcatgtgactgcaTCCAGGACACAGAGTCATATCTTGCTTAAGTTGTAGAGTCCTATCTCTAAGGtgttcttgtccaggttctacctcactgagatgtcctgtagagatgactggggaaggtggtTTAGTCTGAAGTTGTCTGCCAAGAATCTCATACAGCTCCTGGATGAAactgtcacaactcagcttggacctatggtgcAAGAGGGGCTcaaagtctgtggccctatcaccaatggactgtGAGACAAGAGAAGGGCAATGAAGGCCCAGAGGGTGCAGtttagggtagagggcaacaaaggcctggataTGGTGtttagtaaggtgcactaatggccaactaagggcctgggcaaagggtaggtGTAAGCTggggtgaattgacaaagaggtcaagtcttgctgttctagtggcaacttgacctggtttatatacatggtgtcctagatgtcatgccctagaggtgtgaccaccttagaatccactgagtcaaagaaatagtgaatatatgcgctattttcatgaagatttatggatatatgcatctttatgctatttaggcactgagcgcttattacataatctcatcacatgacctttagtcatgtgatcacgtctttcttatctctggtcatgtgaccttatctttgttgttatgtttgtacatgtaattacttccccttctctgttgaatatataaggagggttctgagagccttaagcctcagaacttgacctcttatccccatcccacatctactaccctaagacatgcaattaagagtattgcctgagagcatgccagtccctgtcaaaggttccttgccctgctatctttatagcattagtgcactttactatattggtcttgtccaaacccttatctggcaattgccttgagcattgttggatcccactagttgataagtcctatattaggcaatagcttgttgggctttaccttgtggtagttgttggctctgacactagacatctgtaaggacatcaaggaggtgggTGCTTGCAGCTGGGTGTATACAAGTAAAAACTGTGTTAGGaagtgagcaagctacctacaacaacaaccaactatactacaatgacaagaccgcttaaggcagtggcaagctatctaagtacagcaagaaagctgcttaaggtggtgactAAGTAACTAGTGGACTAAGTGTTTACTGGCCCTAGTGGCCTTGTACAaagtggggatgcaacaagaggtaattgacctgggtgttgccatggttggttggcctccttatatattgcAGAGGTGActtatttacaaatacaatgtacatgagaaaagaagctAACTATATGTAATAAGAACCTtgttctgcagttggccttactcatacatatgtgtcactgatgtgtcatgatgacgtcataggtggaggtggctacatatgctgagtaATGTGTGGAAGGATGTTGAAAGCACAGGAAGTTGGAGCTATAAAATATGTATATCTCAGCTTCAACTATGATGTAGCAAACTGTATATTTATGTACCTATAAAATATGTATATCTACAGGTACTGTGAGCAACATGAAAAAGATAAGAAGTAACTACTATACCTCAGCTTTGTCTATGATGTAGCAAACTGAGGTTTTACATGAAAATTTTGgtgagcatatatgcaaacaTTACaaacagatacaaacaaGTCACGTGAACTTGTGTACATGGTATCTAGTTATGAGACTGATTCTTCAACACGCCCACTCAGGATCATGACGGAGTAGTAGAAATAAAAGGAAAAATTACTCCATTCCCATACCCAATATAAACTTGGGATATTTGAGTTGCCCAAGGGCTTTGTAAGCACGTTGGCAACTTGTTCATCAGTTGGAATAAACTTGAGCTTGATCTCCTTGAGTGTGATCAATTTGCAAATAAAATGGTACTTCACTTGTATATGCTTTGTATTTTGATGATGGCTTGGATTCTTTGCAAGTGCAATTGATGACTGATTATTGGTCAATAGTACCGTCAGGCCGTCATTGAGGAATTCTAATTTGGTTAAGAAACTTCAAATCCACAAAAGCTCTCATGCTGCGCTTGCTGCTGCAACGTATTCGGCTTCAGTGCTCAAGAGTGAGATTGTTGGCTGTGTTTCCTCAACAACCACGCAATACTCCCTCCAGCTAGAATAAATGTCCAGCCAGTTGTAGATCAACTAGTATGTGGGTCACCAGCGTAGTCCGTGTCAACAAATCCTGTGAGCTCCATCTTCTTCAAGCGGTTGTATACAATTCCAAGATCTTTTGTACCTTGTAAATATTGCAGTACTTGTAATAAAGCTGACCAGTGTTCCTTTCCGGGGTTAGCGGCATGTTGGGCAAGTAGTCCCGTAGCATATGCAATGTTGGGCCAAGTTGAGATCATGGCGTACATAAGAGAACCAACGCCTTGCTGGTACAGAGTCCAATTGATACTAGGCAAGTTGAGCTTTGGCAAATTCAGAGATTCTGCCATTGGCGTAATGCATGATTTGTATTCTTCCATCCCAAATTGTTTAAGGATGTTGTCAATATACTGGCGTTGTGAAATTTTTAACGTCCCTAGCTTACAATCCCTTGTAATTTTGACTCTGACAAACATTTGAGCCTCTCCCAAATCAACTATGTCAAAAGATTTAGCTAGATCAACTTTAATGTCTTTGAGGTACAATTTTGGTGTGCCTGCAAGCAACATATCATCAACGTGCGCTAATATTATTGCTAGCTTATCCCCTTCCCTTTGCCAAAAGACGGCGTGGTTGGTCTTGCATCTGGTGAAGCCAATACTCACAAGTACTTTGCGGAGACGCAAGTAAAAGGCTTGCGCGGCCTGTTTCAGTCCGTATAACGCTTTTACAAGCCGCCATACTGATCTGTCATTATTGCAGAAACCTTCTGGTTGCTCCATGTAGATTTCTTCATCAAGATTGCCATGGAGAAATGCGGTCTTGATGTTGAGTTGTAGGAGCTTGAGGTTTTGGCTGGCAACTTCACTGAGGAGGACTCAATAAGAGTCGGACGCGGCTACAGGTGAGGATATTTTGTTGAAATTGACTCCAGGGCGCTGAGAATAGCCTTTTGCAACTAATTGGGCCTTATACCAAACAATTTTGCCATTGGGACCACGTTTGTATGTGAGTACCCATCAACATTCCACAACGTTCTTGTCTGTTGGGCAAGCGGCTTGCTTCCAGACTCCATGTTTGGTAATCAAATCAATTTCTTTGATCATCACGGCTAACCATAGGTGAAAGTCTGGCCTTTCCATTGCCTCTTTAAATGACTTAGGCGGTTTGTTGGTTACTGACGTATAGGCATATTTGGCGTGTTTGTTGGTCCTAGCTCCGTATTGTTCCAGCAGACAAGTAGCTTGAGTGGAGCAACAAGGTTGTACAGGAGGTGCTGGTGTTGTCTCACAAGCCTTGGGAGAGGGCGCTTGGGATTGTGGGGGCAATGTGGCAGGTGTTTCAAACTTTGGCTCCAATGGTTTGTGCTCAATAGCCTTGT
The nucleotide sequence above comes from Rhizoctonia solani chromosome 3, complete sequence. Encoded proteins:
- a CDS encoding Retrovirus-related Pol polyprotein from transposon TNT 1-94: MVKKGAVKGMDIIGNCLPPESKCGPCMRGKQTRALFTKSQNHASKILKLLHITIDDKSQMIFVHILKGKSKFALRFKEVKISLKNLIGKKIKKLCTDGGGKFQSKVFKEWLKSNRIQHQAWARVPDNKETKLQAQSIECQYLGFAPNQKAHVLIEQANGQIITSQDIVFDKGDKPCQQIIIKDFDELDWNAKQVGNVEKQLKSEVKEIGISVSKQEDKAIEHKPLEPKFETPATLPPQSQAPSPKACETTPAPPVQPCCSTQATCLLEQYGARTNKHAKYAYTSVTNKPPKSFKEAMERPDFHLWLAVMIKEIDLITKHGVWKQAACPTDKNVVEFASQNLKLLQLNIKTAFLHGNLDEEIYMEQPEGFCNNDRSVWRLVKALYGLKQAAQAFYLRLRKVLVSIGFTRCKTNHAVFWQREGDKLAIILAHVDDMLLAGTPKLYLKDIKVDLAKSFDIVDLGEAQMFVRVKITRDCKLGTLKISQRQYIDNILKQFGMEEYKSCITPMAESLNLPKLNLPSINWTLYQQGVGSLMYAMISTWPNIAYATGLLAQHAANPGKEHWSALLQVLQYLQGTKDLGIVYNRLKKMELTGFVDTDYAGDPHTS